A genomic segment from Nitrosopumilus sp. K4 encodes:
- a CDS encoding nicotinamide-nucleotide adenylyltransferase: MRALMMGRFQPFHLGHLDLVEKILDECDEVIIAVTSSQFNYLEKDPFTAGERIEMIHNSINDSQIDLSRCFIVGIENQFNVATWSAYLRSALPHFDKVYSGNDYVKMLLADSGIDVVTPKFLDRATYNATKIRKMMISGENWESFVPKAVVDYIKNINGENRLKVISQSDTKPTEH; the protein is encoded by the coding sequence ATGCGTGCATTAATGATGGGTAGGTTTCAGCCTTTTCATCTAGGTCATCTAGATTTAGTGGAAAAAATTCTGGATGAATGTGATGAGGTTATAATAGCAGTCACCAGTTCTCAATTCAATTATTTAGAAAAAGATCCATTTACGGCAGGTGAAAGAATCGAAATGATTCACAACTCCATAAATGATTCTCAAATTGATTTATCCCGATGTTTTATTGTGGGTATTGAAAATCAGTTTAATGTTGCAACTTGGTCTGCATATCTTAGGTCTGCATTACCTCATTTTGATAAAGTGTACAGCGGAAACGATTATGTAAAAATGCTTTTAGCTGATTCTGGAATTGACGTTGTTACTCCAAAATTTCTTGATAGGGCAACATACAATGCAACAAAAATTCGTAAGATGATGATTTCTGGAGAGAATTGGGAATCATTTGTTCCCAAGGCTGTAGTTGATTACATCAAAAACATTAATGGCGAAAATAGACTAAAAGTAATATCTCAATCTGATACAAAACCTACTGAACACTGA
- the ilvC gene encoding ketol-acid reductoisomerase, with the protein MAKTWKDNDISLDPIKDQTVAVIGYGIQGDAQANNMKDSGLNVVIGLKEGGNSWKKAEADGHKVMSVADATKQADIIHILIPDMIQGQVYKDEIGPNLSEGKALSFSHAAAIYWKWIEAPNNVDLIMVAPKGPGSKVRETYLDNFGTPSIVAVEQDYTGKAWDRTLGIAKAIGSARAGLIQTTFKEEVETDWFGEQADLCGGASSMITNAFETLVEAGYQPEIAYFEVLHELKLIVDMIQRYGINGMWRRVSETARYGGLTRGPMVMDGSNKENMKKVLTMIQDGTFNNEWISEYQKNGKDAFDKYMKEYDAHQIEKVGKEMRKMMWPDSTE; encoded by the coding sequence ATGGCAAAAACATGGAAAGATAACGATATCAGTCTAGACCCAATAAAGGATCAAACAGTAGCTGTTATTGGATATGGAATCCAAGGTGATGCCCAAGCAAATAACATGAAAGACTCTGGTCTAAATGTTGTAATCGGACTAAAAGAAGGCGGTAATAGCTGGAAAAAAGCCGAAGCTGATGGTCACAAAGTAATGTCAGTTGCAGATGCAACAAAACAAGCAGACATTATTCACATCCTTATTCCGGACATGATTCAGGGTCAGGTATACAAAGATGAAATCGGACCAAATCTTTCTGAAGGAAAAGCATTGTCATTTTCTCATGCAGCTGCAATCTATTGGAAATGGATTGAAGCCCCAAACAATGTTGATCTTATTATGGTTGCACCTAAAGGACCTGGTTCTAAAGTAAGAGAAACTTATCTTGATAATTTTGGAACTCCTTCAATTGTTGCAGTCGAACAAGATTATACTGGCAAAGCTTGGGATAGAACCTTAGGAATTGCAAAAGCAATTGGAAGTGCTCGCGCTGGACTGATTCAAACTACTTTCAAAGAAGAAGTCGAAACTGATTGGTTTGGAGAACAAGCCGACTTATGTGGTGGAGCATCTTCTATGATTACCAATGCATTTGAAACACTTGTTGAAGCAGGTTACCAACCAGAAATTGCATACTTTGAGGTACTACATGAACTAAAACTCATTGTAGATATGATTCAAAGATATGGAATCAACGGAATGTGGAGACGTGTCAGTGAAACTGCTAGATATGGCGGTTTGACTCGTGGACCTATGGTAATGGATGGTTCAAATAAAGAGAATATGAAAAAAGTTCTTACCATGATTCAAGATGGTACATTCAACAACGAATGGATTTCAGAATACCAGAAAAATGGTAAAGATGCATTTGACAAATACATGAAAGAATATGATGCACACCAAATTGAAAAAGTTGGTAAAGAAATGCGCAAAATGATGTGGCCTGATTCCACAGAATAA
- a CDS encoding cobalamin B12-binding domain-containing protein: MKQKAASRNIKILVAKLGLDGHDRGALVLCRAFRDAGMEVIYSGLFATPERVAQIAEDEDVDAIAMSLLNGAHGTLFPRVVKALKKKGIKDVLVVGGGVIPEIDHKDLIKSGVDHVFGPGTPLPTIIDHITLGVSKLRKI; this comes from the coding sequence ATGAAGCAAAAGGCAGCATCAAGGAATATCAAAATTTTAGTAGCAAAATTAGGATTAGACGGTCACGATAGAGGAGCATTAGTCCTCTGTAGGGCATTTAGAGACGCAGGAATGGAAGTAATTTATTCAGGATTGTTTGCAACTCCCGAAAGAGTGGCACAGATTGCAGAAGATGAAGATGTAGACGCCATTGCAATGAGTCTATTAAACGGCGCACATGGAACATTGTTTCCAAGAGTTGTAAAGGCGCTAAAAAAGAAAGGAATCAAAGATGTCCTAGTTGTAGGAGGAGGAGTCATTCCAGAAATTGATCATAAAGATCTAATTAAATCAGGAGTAGATCATGTGTTTGGTCCAGGAACGCCATTACCTACCATAATTGATCACATCACATTAGGCGTATCAAAATTAAGAAAAATTTAG
- a CDS encoding M1 family metallopeptidase: protein MDTIPLNYQLTFEPDLKKFTFDGNEAITVECKKLTNTISMNCAEIKIKSLHIQQGKTCVNATAKTSEKKEQLEIKLEKKIKGKATIHIEFEGILNDRLLGFYRSQYTQNGKTKYLATTQFEAADARRAFPCWDEPEAKATFEISIIADNRFSAISNMPVESKKKMGSKTLYKFGKTPIVSTYLIYLGVGEFEYLSGKVGKIQIRVVTTKGNKSKGKFSLALGKQLLTSYEKYFGIKYPLPKLDLIAVPDFAAGAMENWGAITFRETILLYDPKTSSTRTKQFIAEVISHEIAHQWFGNLVTMKWWNDLWLNESFATFMATKFVDKFYPEWDLWNQFVEDAMNVAMGLDSLKTTHPIDVKVNSPAEIREIFDAISYDKGGCVLRMLEHYVGEPNFRKGLRQYLTKFKYKNAKGQDLWNEIGTASKMPVSSMVNSWLKQPGFPLVEIDQNGNSLSLKQKRYLLEPDKKHAKGLWMIPLSIGLYDEISKKMFSKKSMSVKLPKHTIGFVANFGRKGFYRVKYSEGILLDLKMLVDQKRIPEIDRWAIQNDLFSLCVSGDENVRNYLDFSDAYYEEDSYLASVNVAHNLASLYFRAYDEKFSEEIRGYAINYFRKILFELGWEPQKTDKHTDALLRSFVISTLGKMDDEEVLEEAQKRYKKFLKSPKSLHPDLVEAICSIAAWTGNSKTHNDLIKLYKTSKTMEEKLRFLGAMCSFKDKKLLEKSLNFSQTSQVRSQNMQLPIMKVASNPYGKQILWPWLKKNWKKLNKKVGHGNPLFNRIVASISSVADDSMEKEIKQFFKKNPTPGTERTQAQTLERIRINSKFLRRMRKEFKNA from the coding sequence GTGGATACGATTCCTTTAAACTATCAACTTACTTTTGAACCTGATCTTAAGAAATTTACTTTTGATGGTAATGAGGCTATTACAGTAGAATGCAAAAAACTCACGAATACAATCTCTATGAATTGTGCTGAAATCAAAATCAAATCCCTTCATATCCAACAGGGAAAAACATGCGTTAATGCAACTGCAAAAACAAGTGAGAAAAAAGAACAATTAGAAATTAAACTTGAAAAGAAAATCAAAGGAAAGGCTACAATTCACATTGAATTTGAAGGAATTCTAAATGATCGTCTATTGGGATTCTATCGTAGCCAATACACCCAAAATGGAAAAACAAAATATCTTGCAACTACCCAATTTGAAGCAGCCGATGCAAGACGTGCTTTTCCTTGCTGGGATGAACCTGAAGCAAAAGCAACTTTTGAAATATCTATAATTGCAGATAATCGATTCTCAGCTATTTCAAACATGCCTGTTGAATCCAAAAAGAAAATGGGTTCCAAAACACTTTACAAATTTGGCAAAACTCCTATTGTTTCAACTTATCTGATTTATCTTGGTGTTGGAGAATTTGAATATCTTTCAGGTAAAGTTGGAAAAATTCAGATTAGAGTAGTAACTACAAAAGGAAACAAATCAAAGGGGAAGTTTTCACTAGCATTAGGAAAACAACTTTTAACTTCATATGAAAAATATTTTGGAATAAAATACCCATTACCAAAACTTGACTTGATTGCAGTTCCTGACTTTGCAGCAGGTGCAATGGAAAATTGGGGTGCTATTACATTTAGAGAGACCATCTTACTTTATGATCCAAAAACATCTTCAACTAGAACAAAACAGTTCATTGCAGAAGTCATATCACATGAAATTGCACATCAATGGTTTGGAAATCTTGTAACTATGAAGTGGTGGAATGACTTGTGGCTAAATGAAAGCTTTGCAACTTTTATGGCAACAAAATTTGTAGATAAATTTTATCCTGAATGGGATTTATGGAATCAATTTGTTGAAGATGCAATGAATGTTGCAATGGGTCTTGACTCTCTTAAAACAACACATCCAATTGATGTGAAAGTAAATTCTCCTGCTGAAATCAGGGAAATTTTTGATGCAATTTCATATGATAAAGGAGGATGTGTTTTGCGAATGCTTGAGCATTACGTGGGTGAGCCTAATTTTAGGAAGGGCCTCAGGCAATATCTTACAAAATTCAAATACAAAAATGCAAAGGGACAAGATTTATGGAATGAAATTGGAACTGCCTCTAAAATGCCAGTCAGCTCCATGGTGAATTCATGGCTGAAACAACCAGGTTTTCCACTTGTAGAAATAGATCAGAATGGAAATTCTCTGTCGCTAAAACAGAAAAGATACTTGTTAGAACCAGATAAAAAACATGCAAAAGGACTGTGGATGATTCCGCTTTCAATTGGATTGTATGATGAAATCTCTAAAAAGATGTTTTCAAAAAAATCCATGTCTGTAAAACTTCCTAAACATACAATTGGATTCGTTGCAAATTTTGGTAGGAAAGGATTCTACCGTGTAAAATACTCTGAAGGAATATTGCTTGATTTGAAAATGCTAGTTGATCAAAAAAGAATTCCTGAAATTGATAGGTGGGCCATTCAAAATGACTTGTTCTCTCTTTGTGTTTCTGGGGATGAAAATGTCCGAAATTATCTTGATTTTTCAGATGCGTACTATGAAGAAGATAGTTATCTTGCATCTGTTAATGTTGCACATAACTTGGCATCTCTATACTTTCGTGCGTATGATGAGAAATTTTCTGAGGAAATTCGTGGATATGCAATTAATTACTTTAGAAAAATTTTATTTGAACTTGGTTGGGAACCTCAAAAAACAGACAAACATACTGATGCATTACTTCGTTCATTTGTGATTTCTACCTTGGGTAAAATGGATGATGAAGAAGTTTTAGAAGAAGCTCAGAAACGTTACAAAAAATTCCTCAAATCTCCAAAATCCCTTCACCCTGATTTGGTTGAGGCTATTTGTTCAATTGCTGCATGGACTGGTAACTCAAAAACTCATAATGATCTCATAAAATTATACAAGACTTCAAAAACCATGGAAGAAAAATTACGATTTTTGGGTGCGATGTGTAGCTTTAAAGATAAAAAATTACTTGAAAAATCACTGAATTTCTCTCAGACTTCTCAGGTACGCTCACAAAACATGCAATTGCCTATAATGAAAGTTGCATCTAACCCTTATGGAAAACAAATTCTTTGGCCTTGGCTTAAGAAGAATTGGAAAAAATTAAACAAAAAAGTTGGCCATGGAAACCCTCTCTTTAATAGAATAGTTGCAAGTATATCTTCAGTTGCAGACGATTCTATGGAAAAAGAAATAAAACAATTTTTCAAAAAGAACCCTACTCCTGGAACTGAGAGAACTCAAGCTCAAACCCTTGAAAGAATCAGAATTAACTCTAAATTTTTGCGAAGGATGAGAAAAGAATTCAAAAATGCCTAA